Proteins encoded within one genomic window of Nonomuraea gerenzanensis:
- a CDS encoding DUF4097 family beta strand repeat-containing protein codes for MRRTALIAGSLGLAAVLTGCGLGEHNADTVTYDVTDKVAALRVEADSGTVEVVESDRAGIHVSERLTWRKEKPKTSHEVRGDTLELAFTCPTSWGLGAAGVSCDVSYRVEVPKGLRVTAGTDSGDLTLKNLSGEVEASSDSGAIEAAGLTGKRVVMRTDSGDVTLTFTGQPDKVTTSTDSGRIEIHVPQGPYNVVTRTDSGGKEITAASDASAPRSIEAVSDSGDLAVMTP; via the coding sequence ATGAGGAGAACGGCGTTGATCGCGGGCTCGCTGGGGCTCGCCGCGGTGCTGACCGGCTGTGGCCTCGGTGAGCACAACGCAGACACCGTGACGTACGACGTCACGGACAAGGTGGCGGCCCTGCGCGTCGAGGCCGACTCCGGCACCGTCGAGGTGGTCGAGTCCGACCGCGCCGGCATTCACGTGAGCGAGCGGCTGACCTGGCGCAAGGAGAAGCCCAAGACCAGCCACGAGGTGCGGGGCGACACACTGGAGCTGGCGTTCACCTGCCCTACCAGTTGGGGCCTCGGCGCCGCGGGAGTGTCCTGCGACGTGAGCTACCGGGTCGAGGTGCCCAAGGGGTTGCGCGTCACGGCGGGCACCGACTCGGGCGACCTCACGCTGAAGAACCTGTCGGGCGAGGTGGAGGCCAGCAGCGACTCCGGCGCCATCGAGGCCGCGGGGCTGACGGGCAAGCGGGTCGTCATGCGGACGGACTCGGGTGACGTGACGCTGACCTTCACCGGTCAGCCCGACAAGGTCACGACCTCCACGGACTCCGGGCGGATCGAGATCCACGTGCCGCAGGGGCCGTACAACGTCGTGACGCGGACGGACTCGGGCGGCAAGGAGATCACCGCCGCCAGCGACGCCTCGGCCCCGCGCTCGATCGAGGCGGTCAGCGACTCGGGCGACCTGGCGGTCATGACGCCCTGA
- the trhA gene encoding PAQR family membrane homeostasis protein TrhA: MTTITVKPRLRGWLHTGALPVTLVAGFVLVALGPTLQARLASSIYAITSALLFGISATYHRSTLGPRLAEFLRRIDHANIYLIIAGTYTPFALLALDGAARVAVLSVIWGGALSGVLFRVLWMNAPRWLYTVLYLALGWTAVFVMPQLLEGAGVAAVVLVAVGGVFYSAGAVVYGLRRPDPSPRWFGFHEVFHAFTIAAYLVQYIAVSIVVYSHG; encoded by the coding sequence ATGACGACCATCACCGTTAAGCCGCGGCTGCGAGGCTGGTTGCACACCGGAGCGCTGCCTGTCACCTTGGTCGCCGGCTTCGTGCTCGTGGCGCTGGGGCCCACCTTGCAGGCCCGGCTGGCCTCGTCGATCTACGCCATCACCTCGGCCCTGTTGTTCGGCATCTCCGCCACCTATCACCGCAGCACGCTGGGCCCGCGGCTGGCCGAGTTCCTGCGCCGGATCGACCATGCGAACATCTACCTGATCATCGCGGGCACCTACACCCCGTTCGCCCTGCTGGCGCTCGACGGTGCGGCCCGCGTGGCGGTGCTGTCGGTGATCTGGGGCGGGGCGCTGTCCGGGGTGCTGTTCCGGGTGTTGTGGATGAACGCGCCGCGCTGGCTCTACACGGTCCTGTACCTGGCGCTGGGCTGGACCGCGGTCTTCGTCATGCCGCAGTTGCTGGAGGGCGCGGGGGTGGCCGCCGTCGTGCTGGTGGCGGTGGGCGGCGTGTTCTACTCGGCCGGCGCCGTCGTGTACGGCCTGCGCCGCCCCGATCCGTCACCCCGCTGGTTCGGCTTCCACGAGGTCTTCCACGCGTTCACGATCGCCGCCTACCTGGTGCAGTACATCGCGGTGTCGATCGTGGTCTACTCCCACGGCTGA
- a CDS encoding penicillin-binding transpeptidase domain-containing protein, translated as MLVIALVAIAGAGAFAIAASNRVKGSPAQTAAAYFDAWRRGNVSAMERLVFQPPADFSVRHRTLSDQLHVESLQLTPGQLRTTGEQAAEVPFSGVRRLADLGDWPFDSTLRLAVRERTWKVLWAPETLHPLLKDGGTLVLEEVETSAAELVTSEGDKIPNDSYAEAYLDPLKREFEHVNYGWSLVSKVPGRPDTTLLHREPEANVERTTLSRSVQAAAARALDGTEDSTIIVIRPSTGELLALADRLGESYSAVRDVFPPGSVFKTITAAALIKGGLDPAAQVGCPGTYQIPFHRPFSNDGEVDRGVVTFTDAFAYSCNTTFVEQATTRLTGEELSRTADEWGFGRPIATGIGGTCGTVPETDDLDMLGADVIGQGEVVTTPLCMAALAAAVQSGTWRSPRLLSEELVRRIDGTPHEDVQMDEGVVAALREMMTAVVDYGTASESGLPEGAAGKTGTAEVEGETPHAWFIGYRDDLAFCVFVRNGGSGRSVAVPIAARFFNGL; from the coding sequence GTGCTCGTTATCGCGCTTGTCGCGATAGCCGGGGCGGGTGCTTTCGCCATCGCGGCGTCGAACCGGGTCAAGGGCAGCCCCGCCCAGACGGCCGCCGCGTACTTCGACGCCTGGCGGCGCGGGAACGTCTCGGCGATGGAGCGGCTGGTGTTCCAGCCGCCGGCCGACTTCTCCGTACGGCACCGCACGCTCAGCGACCAGCTGCACGTGGAGTCCCTGCAGCTCACCCCCGGCCAGCTGCGGACCACGGGCGAGCAGGCGGCCGAGGTGCCGTTCTCGGGCGTGCGCCGGCTGGCCGACCTCGGCGACTGGCCGTTCGACAGCACGCTGCGGCTGGCCGTGCGGGAGCGCACCTGGAAGGTCTTATGGGCCCCCGAGACGCTGCACCCGCTGCTCAAGGACGGCGGCACGCTGGTGCTGGAGGAGGTGGAGACGTCGGCGGCCGAGCTGGTCACCAGCGAGGGCGACAAGATCCCGAACGACAGCTACGCCGAGGCGTACCTGGACCCGCTCAAGCGCGAGTTCGAGCACGTCAACTACGGCTGGTCGCTGGTGTCGAAGGTGCCGGGCCGGCCGGACACGACCCTGCTGCACCGCGAGCCCGAGGCGAACGTCGAGCGCACCACCCTGTCGCGATCCGTGCAGGCGGCCGCCGCGCGGGCGCTGGACGGCACCGAGGACTCCACGATCATCGTCATCCGGCCGAGCACCGGCGAGCTGCTCGCGCTGGCCGACCGCCTGGGGGAGAGCTACAGCGCCGTGCGTGACGTGTTCCCGCCCGGCTCCGTGTTCAAGACGATCACCGCCGCGGCGCTGATCAAGGGCGGGCTCGACCCGGCGGCCCAGGTCGGGTGCCCCGGCACGTACCAGATCCCGTTCCACCGGCCCTTCAGCAACGACGGCGAGGTGGACCGCGGCGTCGTGACGTTCACCGACGCGTTCGCCTACTCCTGCAACACCACGTTCGTCGAGCAGGCGACCACCAGGCTGACGGGGGAGGAGCTGAGCAGGACGGCCGACGAGTGGGGGTTCGGCCGGCCGATCGCGACCGGGATCGGCGGGACCTGCGGCACCGTGCCCGAGACCGACGACCTCGACATGCTCGGCGCCGACGTGATCGGCCAGGGCGAGGTCGTCACCACCCCGCTGTGCATGGCCGCGCTCGCCGCCGCCGTGCAGAGCGGCACCTGGCGCTCGCCGCGGCTGCTGTCGGAGGAGCTGGTGCGCCGCATCGACGGCACCCCGCACGAGGACGTCCAGATGGACGAGGGCGTCGTGGCGGCGCTGCGGGAGATGATGACGGCCGTCGTCGACTACGGGACGGCCAGTGAGTCGGGGCTGCCGGAGGGGGCCGCGGGCAAGACGGGGACGGCCGAGGTGGAGGGCGAGACGCCGCATGCCTGGTTCATCGGATACCGCGATGACCTGGCCTTCTGTGTCTTCGTGCGGAACGGAGGGTCCGGAAGGTCGGTCGCTGTCCCCATTGCCGCCCGTTTCTTTAATGGGCTCTAA
- a CDS encoding spermidine synthase, giving the protein MPGLYPVTFGEVELLRDLDRQDGWVLSKDGVPQSYIDLQDPTFLEFEYVRLMADVIDLLSEGPLSCVHVGGGACTIPRYVSATRAGSRHIVIEPDGLLVNLVREQLDLRSVPRLKVIVAGGREGTAKVWDETADLVVLDAFTGATMPVELATAEYMGDIARILRPDGTLLINLADGKGLAFARRLLATVTSTFGHVALLAEPGIMRGRRFGNLIVAASRAELPVELLTRKAAGGLTQARCVHGEALTHFIAGAAPIRDGDAVIAPVPPPAVFG; this is encoded by the coding sequence ATGCCTGGCCTGTACCCGGTGACGTTCGGCGAGGTCGAGTTGCTCCGGGATCTGGACAGACAGGACGGCTGGGTGCTGTCCAAGGATGGCGTACCTCAGTCGTACATAGATCTTCAAGACCCGACATTTCTGGAATTCGAGTATGTACGACTCATGGCGGATGTGATCGACCTTTTGTCAGAAGGGCCGTTGAGCTGCGTCCACGTGGGCGGCGGCGCCTGCACGATCCCCCGCTACGTCTCCGCCACCCGCGCCGGCTCCAGGCACATCGTCATCGAGCCCGACGGCCTGCTGGTCAACCTGGTACGCGAGCAGCTCGACCTGCGCTCGGTGCCCCGGCTGAAGGTCATCGTGGCCGGCGGCAGGGAGGGCACGGCCAAGGTCTGGGACGAGACGGCCGACCTGGTGGTCCTCGACGCGTTCACCGGCGCGACGATGCCGGTGGAGCTGGCCACGGCCGAGTACATGGGCGACATCGCCAGGATCCTGCGCCCCGACGGCACCCTCCTGATCAACCTGGCCGACGGCAAGGGCCTGGCCTTCGCCAGGCGCCTGCTGGCCACGGTGACAAGCACGTTCGGGCACGTGGCCCTGCTGGCCGAGCCGGGCATCATGCGGGGCCGCCGCTTCGGCAACCTCATCGTGGCCGCCTCGCGGGCCGAGCTGCCGGTCGAGCTGCTGACCAGGAAGGCGGCGGGCGGCCTGACGCAGGCCCGCTGCGTGCACGGGGAGGCGCTGACCCACTTCATCGCCGGCGCGGCGCCCATCAGGGACGGTGACGCGGTCATCGCGCCCGTCCCGCCTCCCGCCGTCTTCGGCTGA
- a CDS encoding pirin family protein, producing the protein MPAVTVENPLTLPRLPEPQAGEPGRKVLAVETAPSGFEGEGFPVRRALAAIKPEYLDPFVMMDQMGEVDYAAGEPKGTPWHPHRGFETVTYMIDGVMEHLDSNGGGGTITNGDTQWMTAGAGILHKEAPPEWLVQQGGLFHGIQLWVNLPGAKKMIAPQYQDIGGASVALLSSHDGGALVRLIAGDLAGHVGPGSTQTPITLLHATVSPGARLVLPWRKDFNALAYVLSGRGTAGAERRPLSGGQLAVFEGFGNRPGLATQAGSITIAAAKEAMEVIVLGGEPIGEPVAHYGPFVMNTKAELVQAFEDFKAGRLGSIPAQHA; encoded by the coding sequence ATGCCCGCCGTGACCGTAGAGAACCCGCTCACCCTCCCCCGCCTGCCCGAGCCACAGGCCGGTGAGCCCGGGCGCAAGGTGCTCGCCGTCGAGACCGCGCCCAGCGGGTTCGAGGGTGAGGGCTTCCCCGTCCGCCGCGCGCTGGCGGCGATCAAGCCCGAGTACCTGGACCCCTTCGTGATGATGGACCAGATGGGCGAGGTCGACTACGCGGCCGGCGAGCCCAAGGGCACCCCCTGGCATCCGCACCGGGGCTTCGAGACCGTCACGTACATGATCGACGGCGTGATGGAGCACCTCGACTCCAACGGCGGCGGCGGCACGATCACCAACGGCGACACCCAGTGGATGACCGCGGGGGCCGGGATCCTGCACAAGGAGGCGCCGCCGGAGTGGCTGGTGCAGCAGGGCGGGCTCTTCCACGGCATCCAGCTCTGGGTGAACCTGCCGGGGGCCAAGAAGATGATCGCACCCCAGTACCAGGACATCGGCGGCGCCAGCGTCGCACTGCTGAGCAGCCACGACGGCGGGGCGCTGGTGCGGCTCATCGCCGGGGACCTGGCCGGGCACGTCGGGCCCGGCAGCACGCAGACGCCGATCACGCTGCTGCACGCCACCGTCTCGCCGGGGGCGCGGCTGGTCCTGCCGTGGCGCAAGGACTTCAACGCGCTGGCGTACGTGCTGTCCGGGCGCGGGACCGCAGGCGCTGAGCGACGGCCGCTGAGCGGCGGGCAGCTCGCCGTGTTCGAGGGGTTCGGGAACCGGCCGGGGCTGGCGACGCAGGCCGGGAGCATCACGATCGCGGCGGCCAAGGAGGCGATGGAGGTGATCGTGCTCGGTGGTGAGCCCATCGGGGAGCCGGTGGCGCACTACGGGCCGTTCGTCATGAACACCAAGGCCGAGCTGGTGCAGGCGTTCGAGGACTTCAAGGCGGGGCGGCTCGGGAGCATCCCCGCCCAGCACGCCTGA
- a CDS encoding superoxide dismutase family protein, giving the protein MRVPAFLLALMTATTALAGACAGPPAPVQNAKTAPDETVNLNAAGEFGTDDPGAIAYDRKLAPEGAQASVTIESGGGRTRTSLVVEGLLPERRYGAHLHVKPCGRQPEEAGPHYQHHPGRIDRVSEVWLDFTTDAEGAGRSSARNDWPLERAKLPGSLVIHDQPTVTSGPKVGQAGDRVACLSLN; this is encoded by the coding sequence ATGCGCGTGCCCGCGTTCCTGCTCGCCCTCATGACCGCGACGACCGCGCTGGCCGGGGCCTGCGCGGGCCCGCCCGCCCCGGTCCAGAACGCCAAGACCGCGCCGGACGAGACGGTCAACCTCAACGCCGCCGGCGAGTTCGGCACCGACGACCCCGGCGCCATCGCCTACGACCGCAAGCTGGCCCCCGAGGGCGCCCAGGCCAGCGTCACCATCGAGTCCGGCGGCGGCCGGACGCGCACCTCGCTGGTCGTCGAGGGCCTGCTGCCCGAGCGCCGCTACGGCGCCCATCTGCACGTCAAGCCGTGCGGCCGGCAGCCCGAGGAGGCCGGCCCGCACTACCAGCACCACCCCGGCCGGATCGACCGCGTCAGCGAGGTCTGGCTCGACTTCACCACCGACGCCGAGGGCGCGGGCCGGTCCAGCGCCCGCAACGACTGGCCGCTGGAACGTGCCAAGCTGCCCGGCTCCCTGGTCATCCACGACCAGCCGACCGTCACCTCCGGGCCCAAGGTCGGCCAGGCCGGCGATCGGGTCGCCTGCCTGAGCCTGAACTAG
- a CDS encoding 4a-hydroxytetrahydrobiopterin dehydratase: MDVESKLNDLPRWRREGEAIKRTVTAPDFPAAIRMVDEIAVKAEELNHHPDIDIRWRSLHLTLTTHDQGGLTDLDFTLAATIDEIAAKHGAQGE, from the coding sequence ATGGACGTCGAGAGCAAGCTCAACGACCTGCCCCGATGGCGGCGCGAGGGCGAGGCGATCAAGCGCACGGTCACCGCGCCCGACTTCCCCGCGGCCATCCGCATGGTGGACGAGATCGCGGTCAAGGCCGAGGAGCTCAACCACCATCCCGACATCGACATCCGGTGGCGCAGCCTGCACCTGACGCTGACCACCCACGACCAGGGCGGCCTCACCGACCTCGACTTCACGCTGGCCGCCACGATCGACGAGATCGCGGCAAAACATGGCGCGCAGGGCGAATGA
- a CDS encoding carbohydrate ABC transporter permease produces the protein MASRREKGPGVLSALSHVALAVWALLIIAPLLWTFLASFKSNTEIFGDPLQLPGALRLDAWGRAWDKAHIGQYMLNTVVVVVFGTAGTMVFGSMAAYVLARYRFAGSRVIYYYFVAGLAFPVFLALGPLFFVVKQVGLLNSHVGLVLVYIAYSLPFTVFFLAAFFRTLPEAVAEAALIDGASHTRTFFQIMVPMARPGLISITIFNVLGQWNQYLLPLVLLAGAPDKWVLTQGIARISTLAGYEADWPGLFAALSITILPVMIVYILFQRQIQSGLGSGALK, from the coding sequence ATGGCCTCGCGTAGGGAGAAGGGGCCGGGCGTGCTGAGCGCGCTGTCCCATGTGGCGCTGGCCGTCTGGGCCCTGCTGATCATCGCGCCGCTGCTGTGGACGTTCCTGGCCTCGTTCAAGAGCAACACCGAGATCTTCGGCGACCCGCTGCAACTGCCCGGCGCGCTGCGGCTCGACGCGTGGGGCCGGGCCTGGGACAAGGCGCACATCGGGCAGTACATGCTGAACACCGTGGTCGTCGTGGTGTTCGGCACGGCGGGCACCATGGTGTTCGGCTCGATGGCGGCGTACGTGCTGGCGCGTTACCGCTTCGCCGGCAGCAGGGTGATCTACTACTACTTCGTGGCCGGGCTGGCCTTCCCGGTCTTCCTGGCTCTCGGGCCGCTGTTCTTCGTGGTCAAGCAGGTCGGGCTGCTCAACAGCCATGTCGGCCTGGTGCTGGTCTACATCGCCTACTCGCTGCCGTTCACGGTCTTCTTCCTGGCGGCGTTCTTCCGCACGCTGCCCGAGGCGGTCGCCGAGGCGGCGCTGATCGACGGCGCCTCCCACACCCGCACGTTCTTCCAGATCATGGTGCCCATGGCCAGGCCGGGCCTGATCAGCATCACTATCTTCAACGTGCTCGGCCAGTGGAACCAGTACCTGCTGCCCCTCGTCCTGCTCGCCGGCGCGCCGGACAAGTGGGTGCTCACCCAGGGCATCGCCCGCATCTCCACGCTGGCCGGCTACGAGGCCGACTGGCCGGGGCTGTTCGCCGCCCTGTCCATCACCATCCTCCCGGTCATGATCGTGTACATCCTCTTCCAGCGGCAGATCCAGTCGGGGCTCGGCTCGGGCGCTTTGAAGTAA